From Cryptomeria japonica unplaced genomic scaffold, Sugi_1.0 HiC_scaffold_46, whole genome shotgun sequence, a single genomic window includes:
- the LOC131862563 gene encoding putative germin-like protein 2-3, producing MLWDCNTQFDYTFISRAFLSDSSVSLFIMGNRMIYFTLGLFLLICWYSDNVMAADSDPLQDFCVADKESMVKVNGFVCKDPKDVSAEDFFFGGLGQAGNTDNAVGSNVTMANVMQIPGLNTFGISLVRIDYAVGGINPPHTHPRATEVLVLLEGQLLVGFIDTTNKFFSKTLEKGDVFVFPKALVHFQQNVGHENAVAIAALSSQLPGAQTIANSLFAADPPLPDSVLAKAFRITQELADYIQKKFA from the exons ATGTTATGGGATTGTAATACACAATTCGACTACACATTCATATCCCGAGCTTTTCTGTCTGATTCTTCTGTGTCTCTATTTATAATGGGTAACCGCATGATTTACTTCACGTTGGGACTTTTCCTATTGATATGTTGGTACAGTGATAATGTCATGGCAGCGGATTCCGATCCCTTGCAAGATTTCTGCGTCGCAGACAAGGAAAGCATGG TTAAGGTGAACGGGTTCGTTTGCAAAGATCCCAAGGATGTTTCGGCAGAGGACTTCTTCTTCGGGGGACTTGGGCAGGCAGGGAACACCGACAATGCAGTGGGCTCCAATGTAACGATGGCCAATGTTATGCAGATACCGGGCCTCAACACCTTCGGAATATCGTTGGTCCGTATCGATTACGCAgtgggtggaataaatcctcctcacacGCACCCAAGAGCCACTGAAGTTCTTGTTTTACTGGAAGGCCAGcttcttgtgggtttcattgacaccaccaacaagtttttcagcaaaacgttggagaagggagatgtgtttgtgtttccaaaggcacttgtgcatttccagcagaatgtggggCATGAAAATGCGGTGGCCATAGCTGCATTGAGCAGCCAGCTTCCGGGAGCTCAGACAATCGCCAACTCTCTGTTTGCAGCGGATCCTCCTCTCCCAGATTCCGTATTGGCCAAGGCCTTCCGCATCACCCAAGAGCTTGCCGATTACATTCAGAAGAAATTTGCATAA